A genome region from Streptomyces sp. S4.7 includes the following:
- a CDS encoding alcohol dehydrogenase catalytic domain-containing protein: protein MSAVVWAGVNDVRVEEVSLPEVPPGWALVRVACTGICGTDLGIVRGKHPRARRGLILGHEISGWVEVTAPGGPPEGTLVVAEPLISCGECRACREGHSHVCARLGLFGIDAPGGAAQFVALPPSVLHQVPAGVEPTQAALTEPLAVAVHAVRRSGMEAGDVVAVFGAGPMGILTALVARHEGASHVVVAEPNARRRAVVSDMGLIAVPDGAQLRDTVAELSQGDGADTTFDSAAHPAVAAELADVTRVLGRVVIVGVYKEPAAVDLQAVCFKEQSVVGVRVYTREDVRTAIDLIAHNALGLDRIPVSVYGFDRISDAFDAAATGSDGLKVLLSTHREAVS from the coding sequence ATGAGCGCCGTGGTGTGGGCCGGCGTCAACGATGTCCGCGTGGAGGAGGTGTCGCTGCCCGAGGTGCCGCCGGGATGGGCGCTGGTCCGGGTCGCCTGCACCGGGATATGTGGCACGGACCTGGGGATCGTGCGCGGCAAGCACCCGCGGGCACGACGGGGGCTGATCCTCGGTCACGAGATCTCGGGCTGGGTCGAGGTCACGGCGCCGGGCGGGCCTCCGGAAGGGACGCTGGTGGTCGCCGAACCGCTGATCTCCTGCGGAGAATGCCGTGCGTGCCGGGAAGGCCACAGCCATGTGTGCGCCCGGCTGGGTCTGTTCGGTATCGACGCGCCAGGAGGCGCCGCGCAGTTCGTGGCGCTGCCGCCGTCGGTGCTGCATCAGGTTCCGGCGGGCGTCGAACCCACGCAGGCGGCGTTGACCGAGCCGTTGGCGGTCGCCGTGCACGCGGTCCGCCGCTCGGGGATGGAAGCCGGGGATGTGGTGGCTGTCTTCGGCGCGGGACCGATGGGCATACTTACCGCACTGGTGGCCCGGCACGAGGGGGCATCGCACGTAGTGGTCGCCGAGCCGAATGCCCGCCGTCGTGCGGTGGTGAGCGACATGGGGCTGATCGCGGTCCCTGACGGTGCACAGCTGCGGGATACGGTCGCGGAGCTCTCGCAGGGCGACGGAGCCGACACGACGTTCGACAGCGCGGCTCACCCCGCTGTGGCCGCCGAACTCGCCGATGTCACCCGTGTCCTCGGCCGCGTAGTCATCGTCGGTGTGTACAAGGAACCAGCCGCGGTCGACCTTCAGGCCGTGTGCTTCAAAGAGCAGTCCGTGGTCGGCGTGCGGGTCTACACGCGCGAAGACGTCCGCACCGCGATCGACCTGATAGCGCACAACGCGCTGGGGCTGGACAGGATTCCAGTGTCCGTCTACGGGTTCGACCGGATTTCCGACGCCTTCGACGCAGCGGCCACAGGCTCGGACGGACTGAAAGTTCTCCTCAGCACACACAGGGAGGCAGTCTCATGA
- a CDS encoding C-terminal binding protein, protein MAITECDHDSFDIERDVVASAGGQLLVTQSRDADALVVNCAGADAIVVQYAAITAQVMDRLPRLKVIGRYGVGVDSVDVEAATRRGILVCNVPDYGTEAVSDHAIGLALSVARGIPRLDRGVRAGSFDLPAVRPLYQVGQRVFGVVGMGLIGAATARKAAGLGYEVIVYDSAADPDSQTFRGFRSVGLDELLERAQVVSVHTPLTEQTRGLLGADAFARMRSDAIVVNTSRGGVIDTGALVDALERGAVAGAGIDVHEIEPVPRDHPLTSFDNVVLTPHLAWYSEESYAELKRRTVENVVDACAGRMPRGVVNPEALPAAAQRSEARR, encoded by the coding sequence GTGGCCATCACGGAGTGCGACCATGATTCCTTCGACATAGAACGAGACGTAGTCGCCTCCGCAGGGGGGCAACTCCTCGTCACCCAGTCCCGGGACGCCGACGCTCTGGTGGTCAATTGTGCCGGCGCCGACGCGATCGTGGTGCAGTACGCGGCGATCACGGCGCAGGTGATGGACCGTCTCCCACGCCTCAAGGTGATCGGGCGCTACGGCGTCGGTGTCGACTCGGTGGACGTGGAGGCGGCGACGCGGCGTGGCATTCTCGTGTGCAACGTGCCCGACTACGGCACGGAGGCGGTATCGGACCACGCGATAGGGCTTGCCCTGTCCGTCGCGCGGGGCATCCCCCGGCTCGACCGGGGCGTGCGCGCCGGCTCGTTCGACCTCCCTGCGGTGCGTCCCCTGTACCAAGTGGGCCAACGAGTCTTCGGAGTCGTCGGGATGGGCCTTATCGGCGCGGCCACCGCACGCAAGGCGGCAGGCCTCGGCTATGAAGTCATCGTTTATGACAGTGCCGCAGACCCGGACTCGCAGACGTTCCGCGGTTTTCGCTCCGTCGGCCTCGACGAGCTGCTCGAGCGGGCACAGGTCGTCTCCGTGCATACGCCCCTCACGGAGCAGACGCGCGGTCTGCTGGGCGCCGACGCGTTCGCGCGGATGCGTTCCGACGCGATCGTTGTCAACACGAGCCGAGGCGGGGTGATCGATACGGGTGCTCTCGTCGACGCCCTCGAGCGCGGCGCCGTCGCAGGAGCGGGCATCGACGTCCACGAGATCGAGCCGGTCCCGCGGGATCACCCGCTGACGTCGTTCGACAACGTCGTACTCACGCCGCATCTCGCCTGGTACAGCGAGGAGTCCTACGCCGAGCTCAAGAGGCGCACCGTGGAGAATGTCGTCGACGCCTGCGCTGGGCGCATGCCCCGGGGCGTGGTGAATCCCGAGGCACTGCCGGCGGCTGCGCAGCGGTCGGAGGCCCGGCGATGA
- a CDS encoding glycoside hydrolase family 2 TIM barrel-domain containing protein yields MTSLLRLPMRARPAAEGDRRLSLDGTWSFRLFPSPDQVPADAVRGERAPGQWQSVDVPGSWPVQVADDIPHYTNIQMPFAEPPPRLPSRNPTGVYRTGFDVPSHWEGQRLLLHVGGTDSVHAVYLNGVFVGYGTDARLGSEYDVTEAARVGRNQLAVVVVRYSAHSFLEDQDGWWLAGLHRGVRVEARPPVGLVDLDARADLDPRSGEGSLDVRATVDFGESTAAEGYRVRVSLSGRDGAGVAGPQDAPVPHAVNNTYEFSGHIARLHWDGLRILPWSAETPTLYEVAAELIDPAGDVVDATRVRVGFRRVEIDGPDFLVNGRRVWIFGVNRHDHHPDTGAAVTAEDMRADLAAMRRMNINAIRTSHYPNDPAFYDLCDELGFYVVDEANIESHAFNWYLCGDPRYRATWLERGARMVARDRNHPCVVQWSLGNESGYGVNHDALAGWIRRADRSRPLHYEDAIRNSGWTDGGRHATDVVCPMYPGIEEIRAYGEQVAAGAADRPLIMCEYSHAMGNSNGSLADYWDVITSTPGLQGGFIWEWKDHGLRQRLPDGTTRLAYGGQFGDAPHDANFVADGLVSADVEPHPGTAEVAWVYRPVTTEYVDGGLYVTNRRRFAGTGNLAAGWELLLDGAPSASGTLDVPDIAPGGSVAVPLPADAARAGAAQALLTITWRTRTESWFAPAGHPVAWDQLALRDGRTAPGPPVNGAVAVPGETADDPVPNVWRAATDNDGLKLMEHIVRVREMGSRTLIRWRDAGLDTRPAHEIVDHTVSVSRSASGADYRHRFEVPDEAADLPRVGVLFRVDPRFDRFVWFGRGPHENYPDRNRSAMLGRWSSHVEPSPYLVPQEFGLRTGTLWLELIDDDRGDRLRLTSLGGDFCWSATRYAPQALFAAENASDLREDGRLVVCLDAAHRGVGTGACGPDVLPEYRIGPGRYELAYRMELVPAVQGVAGAPPHPQDSSRAASGGGSQCKDRHVG; encoded by the coding sequence ATGACATCCCTGCTCCGACTCCCGATGCGCGCGCGTCCCGCCGCCGAGGGGGACCGCCGGCTGTCGCTGGACGGCACCTGGTCCTTCCGGCTGTTCCCCTCTCCCGACCAGGTGCCTGCCGATGCCGTGAGAGGAGAGCGGGCGCCCGGGCAATGGCAATCGGTCGACGTGCCCGGTAGCTGGCCGGTCCAGGTGGCCGACGACATTCCGCACTACACGAACATCCAGATGCCGTTCGCCGAGCCTCCGCCGCGGCTCCCGTCGCGCAACCCCACAGGTGTGTACCGCACGGGCTTCGACGTCCCGTCCCACTGGGAGGGCCAACGGCTGCTGCTGCACGTGGGTGGGACTGACAGTGTGCATGCCGTCTACCTCAACGGCGTGTTCGTCGGATACGGCACCGACGCCCGTCTCGGGAGCGAGTACGACGTGACCGAAGCGGCCCGCGTGGGGAGGAACCAGCTTGCCGTGGTCGTCGTGAGGTACTCGGCGCACAGCTTCCTCGAGGACCAGGACGGATGGTGGCTCGCCGGTCTCCACCGCGGTGTGCGTGTCGAGGCCCGCCCGCCTGTCGGACTCGTCGACCTGGATGCCCGGGCGGACCTCGATCCCCGCTCTGGTGAAGGATCGCTCGATGTCCGCGCCACGGTCGACTTCGGCGAGAGCACGGCGGCGGAGGGATATCGCGTCCGGGTTTCGCTGTCGGGCCGCGACGGTGCGGGAGTGGCGGGGCCTCAGGACGCTCCGGTTCCCCATGCGGTCAACAACACCTACGAGTTCTCCGGGCACATCGCCCGGCTGCACTGGGACGGGCTTCGGATCCTCCCCTGGTCGGCGGAGACGCCGACGCTCTACGAAGTCGCAGCGGAGCTCATCGACCCGGCCGGAGACGTGGTCGACGCGACCCGGGTACGCGTGGGTTTCCGACGCGTCGAGATCGACGGGCCGGACTTCCTCGTGAACGGCCGACGTGTATGGATCTTCGGGGTCAACCGGCACGACCACCACCCCGACACCGGTGCCGCGGTCACCGCGGAGGACATGCGTGCCGACCTGGCGGCCATGCGCCGGATGAACATCAATGCCATCCGCACATCCCACTATCCGAACGATCCCGCCTTCTACGACCTCTGCGACGAACTGGGCTTCTACGTCGTCGACGAGGCCAACATCGAGTCGCACGCGTTCAACTGGTACCTCTGCGGCGACCCGCGGTACCGCGCGACCTGGCTGGAGCGCGGGGCCCGCATGGTGGCGCGTGACCGCAACCATCCCTGCGTGGTCCAGTGGAGTCTGGGCAACGAGAGCGGGTACGGCGTCAACCACGACGCTCTCGCGGGGTGGATCCGCCGCGCCGACCGCTCGCGTCCGCTCCACTACGAGGACGCCATCCGGAACTCCGGGTGGACCGACGGGGGCCGTCACGCCACGGACGTCGTCTGCCCGATGTATCCCGGCATCGAGGAGATCCGGGCCTACGGGGAGCAGGTGGCCGCCGGGGCGGCGGACCGCCCCTTGATCATGTGCGAGTACTCGCACGCCATGGGTAACAGCAACGGCTCACTGGCCGACTACTGGGACGTCATCACCTCCACGCCCGGACTCCAGGGCGGCTTCATCTGGGAGTGGAAGGACCACGGCCTGCGACAGCGGCTCCCCGACGGAACCACCCGCCTCGCGTACGGTGGGCAGTTCGGCGACGCGCCCCACGACGCGAACTTCGTCGCGGACGGCCTGGTTTCCGCCGATGTCGAGCCTCACCCCGGAACGGCCGAAGTCGCCTGGGTGTACCGGCCTGTGACCACTGAGTACGTGGACGGCGGGTTGTACGTGACCAACCGACGTCGTTTCGCCGGCACGGGAAACCTCGCGGCAGGCTGGGAACTCCTTCTGGACGGCGCTCCGTCGGCCTCCGGCACGCTCGACGTCCCCGACATCGCGCCCGGTGGGAGCGTGGCCGTGCCGCTGCCCGCGGACGCGGCGCGCGCGGGCGCCGCGCAAGCCCTGCTGACCATTACGTGGCGGACCCGAACAGAGTCGTGGTTCGCACCGGCGGGGCATCCCGTCGCGTGGGACCAGCTCGCTCTGCGGGACGGAAGAACCGCCCCCGGCCCGCCGGTGAACGGGGCTGTCGCGGTGCCGGGCGAGACGGCGGACGACCCGGTGCCCAACGTGTGGCGCGCTGCGACGGACAACGATGGGCTCAAGCTGATGGAGCACATCGTCCGTGTGAGAGAGATGGGATCACGCACCCTTATCCGCTGGAGGGACGCCGGTCTGGACACGCGGCCCGCGCACGAGATCGTGGACCACACCGTCTCCGTGTCCAGGAGCGCGAGCGGTGCGGATTACCGTCACCGGTTCGAGGTGCCCGACGAGGCGGCGGACCTGCCGCGTGTCGGCGTGCTGTTCCGAGTGGACCCCCGATTCGACCGGTTCGTCTGGTTCGGGCGGGGCCCGCACGAGAACTACCCGGACCGGAACCGGTCGGCGATGTTGGGCCGCTGGTCGTCGCATGTGGAACCCTCTCCCTACCTCGTGCCGCAGGAATTCGGGCTGCGCACCGGGACACTCTGGCTTGAGCTGATCGACGACGATCGCGGCGACCGCCTTCGGCTGACCTCGCTCGGTGGTGACTTCTGCTGGTCGGCGACGCGGTATGCGCCTCAGGCGCTGTTCGCCGCCGAGAACGCCAGTGATCTGCGCGAGGACGGCCGACTGGTCGTGTGCCTGGATGCGGCGCACAGGGGGGTCGGGACCGGGGCATGCGGGCCCGACGTCCTCCCGGAGTACCGGATCGGACCGGGACGATACGAGCTGGCCTACCGGATGGAACTGGTCCCCGCGGTGCAGGGGGTGGCGGGGGCGCCGCCGCACCCCCAGGACTCATCGCGTGCCGCATCGGGTGGCGGTAGTCAGTGCAAGGACCGTCATGTAGGGTGA
- a CDS encoding mandelate racemase/muconate lactonizing enzyme family protein, whose protein sequence is MIERVCTDLYRIPLPTRLTDSTHGAMMDFELITVRIEDSDGATGLGYTYTVNHGGAAVATMVDKDLRGCLLGADAEQIEKIWQSMWWRLHYAGRGGHATSAISAVDIALWDLKGIRARTPLWKLFGGYDPVVPVYAGGIDLELPVADLKTQADRFLAGGFRAIKMKVGRPDLKEDVDRVSALREHLGDSFPLMVDANMKWTVDGAIRAARALAPFDLHWIEEPTIPDDLVGNARIVRESGHTIAGGENLHTLYDFHNAVRAGSLTLPEPDVSNIGGYTTFRKVAALAEANNMLLTSHGVHDLTVHALASVPHRTYMEAHGFGLHAYMAEPMAVTDGCVSAPDRPGHGVVLDFERLGRLAVG, encoded by the coding sequence ATGATCGAACGGGTATGCACCGACCTCTATCGCATACCGCTCCCGACCAGGCTCACCGACTCGACGCACGGCGCCATGATGGACTTCGAGCTCATCACCGTGCGGATCGAGGACAGCGACGGGGCGACAGGTCTGGGCTACACCTACACGGTCAACCATGGTGGGGCGGCCGTGGCGACGATGGTGGACAAGGACCTGAGGGGCTGCCTGCTCGGTGCCGACGCCGAGCAGATCGAGAAGATATGGCAGTCGATGTGGTGGCGGCTGCACTACGCCGGCCGCGGGGGGCACGCCACATCGGCGATCTCGGCCGTCGACATCGCCCTGTGGGACCTGAAGGGAATCCGGGCACGGACGCCGCTGTGGAAGCTGTTCGGGGGGTACGACCCTGTCGTGCCCGTGTATGCCGGCGGCATCGACCTGGAACTGCCGGTCGCCGATCTGAAGACGCAGGCGGACCGTTTCCTGGCCGGGGGATTCCGGGCCATCAAGATGAAGGTGGGCCGCCCGGACCTCAAGGAGGACGTCGACCGGGTGTCGGCGTTGCGTGAGCACCTCGGCGACTCCTTCCCGCTGATGGTCGACGCCAACATGAAGTGGACGGTCGACGGCGCGATCCGCGCGGCTCGGGCGCTCGCGCCCTTCGACCTGCACTGGATCGAGGAGCCGACGATTCCCGACGACCTCGTCGGCAACGCCCGGATCGTTCGGGAAAGCGGTCACACCATCGCGGGCGGCGAAAACCTCCACACCCTGTACGACTTCCACAACGCTGTCCGCGCCGGCTCCCTGACGCTTCCCGAGCCGGACGTCAGCAACATCGGCGGGTACACGACGTTCAGGAAGGTCGCCGCACTGGCGGAGGCGAACAACATGCTGCTGACGTCGCACGGCGTGCACGACCTCACGGTGCATGCGCTCGCCTCGGTCCCCCACCGGACCTACATGGAGGCACACGGCTTCGGCCTGCACGCCTACATGGCCGAGCCGATGGCCGTCACGGACGGATGCGTCTCCGCTCCCGACCGCCCCGGGCACGGCGTGGTGCTGGACTTCGAGCGCCTCGGCCGGCTGGCGGTGGGGTGA
- a CDS encoding glycosyl hydrolase has protein sequence MTTPHEEYERMTMPAESAATVRGRRYPADPEWFCDFRTFPVQGLGPEVGVHRRDPSSVLTVDGRYHVWYTRSTGETDGFGTGDPMAKVFPWDWSEIWHATSDDGATWVEQGRALGRGEPGSYDDRSVFTPEVLEHQGWFYLVYQVIRSPYALRSFESIAMAKAPSPDGPWVRSPRPILRPQADGEWAGEEDNRLSVVSQGSFDSHKVHDPILVPFQGRFFLYYKGEQMGEGFSAGGRTTRWGLVIADDIEGPYHRCPANPVTNSGHETCVWRYGDGIAAMLTTDGPERNTIQFAPDGINFEIMAHIANPPVAAGPLRLPDHAVAPLDGVRWGLCHDVTASWHYIQGFAADERQKMFYTRGLSPETAESTAVDVLPAPHEK, from the coding sequence GTGACCACCCCCCATGAGGAGTACGAGCGCATGACCATGCCCGCAGAGAGCGCGGCGACCGTTCGAGGCAGGCGGTACCCGGCTGATCCCGAGTGGTTCTGCGACTTCCGGACCTTCCCTGTCCAGGGACTCGGTCCAGAGGTAGGCGTACACCGCCGGGACCCGAGCTCCGTCCTCACGGTCGACGGGCGGTACCACGTCTGGTACACCCGCTCGACCGGGGAGACCGACGGCTTCGGAACCGGCGACCCGATGGCCAAGGTCTTTCCCTGGGACTGGTCCGAGATCTGGCATGCGACGTCCGACGACGGCGCCACCTGGGTCGAGCAGGGGCGTGCCCTCGGCAGGGGCGAGCCAGGCAGCTACGACGACCGGAGCGTGTTCACCCCGGAGGTCCTGGAGCACCAAGGCTGGTTCTACCTCGTCTACCAGGTGATCCGGTCGCCCTACGCGCTACGGAGCTTCGAGTCGATCGCGATGGCGAAGGCACCGAGCCCGGACGGTCCGTGGGTCAGGTCCCCCCGGCCGATTCTCCGACCCCAGGCGGACGGTGAGTGGGCGGGAGAGGAGGACAACCGGCTGAGCGTCGTCTCCCAGGGGTCCTTCGACAGCCACAAGGTGCACGACCCGATCCTTGTCCCGTTCCAAGGCAGATTCTTCCTCTACTACAAGGGCGAGCAGATGGGGGAAGGGTTCTCCGCCGGCGGACGCACGACCCGGTGGGGCCTGGTGATCGCCGACGACATCGAGGGACCGTACCACCGATGTCCGGCCAACCCCGTGACGAACAGCGGACACGAGACCTGCGTCTGGCGATACGGCGACGGCATCGCCGCGATGCTCACCACCGACGGACCGGAACGCAACACGATCCAGTTCGCGCCCGACGGGATCAACTTCGAGATCATGGCCCACATCGCGAACCCACCCGTCGCCGCCGGTCCCCTCAGGCTCCCCGACCACGCCGTCGCGCCACTGGACGGGGTTCGCTGGGGATTGTGCCACGACGTCACGGCATCGTGGCACTACATCCAGGGGTTCGCGGCCGACGAGAGACAGAAGATGTTCTACACCCGCGGCCTGAGCCCCGAGACGGCGGAATCGACGGCGGTCGACGTGCTTCCCGCTCCGCACGAAAAGTGA
- a CDS encoding carbohydrate ABC transporter permease, with translation MTTPVHSALRAGTATPAADRITRKQRRESAAGWAKTAVMSVVTLVALAPIIMILVLSVRSGQTASGTYSWNFSNYVEIFSKTPVLDYLYNSLAVTLGTTVFAVVIGALAGYPMSRLRNRFIGGYTLSLFVVQSLPVIVFVIPLFVVFAKIGMADTLSGVAVIFIAGSMAVTCWMMAAYYDSIPVELEEAAWVDGASLWGGFVRVVLRNSYPGILSAAIFSFLVAWNDYLVATVFLRSQSNFTLPIGLQTYFQQNATDWGPVMAMSVVMLLPPVIVFAVLNRFFSIGGIGGAIK, from the coding sequence CGCCGACCGCATCACGCGCAAGCAGCGGCGGGAATCCGCTGCCGGGTGGGCCAAGACAGCGGTCATGTCCGTCGTCACACTCGTGGCCCTGGCACCCATCATCATGATCCTGGTCCTGTCGGTCCGCTCGGGACAGACCGCCTCCGGGACGTACTCGTGGAACTTCTCGAACTACGTCGAGATCTTCTCCAAGACTCCTGTCCTCGACTACCTCTACAACAGCCTTGCCGTCACCCTGGGGACGACCGTGTTCGCGGTCGTGATCGGGGCGCTGGCGGGCTATCCGATGTCGAGACTGCGCAACAGGTTCATCGGCGGCTACACGCTCTCGCTCTTCGTCGTCCAGAGCCTGCCCGTCATCGTCTTCGTCATCCCGCTCTTCGTTGTCTTCGCGAAGATCGGAATGGCGGACACGCTCAGCGGTGTGGCCGTCATCTTCATCGCCGGCAGCATGGCCGTCACGTGCTGGATGATGGCTGCCTACTACGACTCCATCCCCGTCGAGCTGGAGGAGGCCGCCTGGGTCGACGGGGCCTCCCTGTGGGGAGGATTCGTCCGTGTGGTGCTGCGCAACTCGTACCCGGGCATTCTCTCGGCGGCGATCTTCAGCTTCCTCGTCGCGTGGAACGACTACCTGGTCGCCACCGTCTTCCTGAGGTCGCAGAGCAACTTCACGCTGCCGATCGGGCTCCAGACCTACTTCCAGCAGAACGCCACCGACTGGGGGCCCGTGATGGCGATGTCGGTCGTCATGCTGCTGCCGCCGGTGATCGTGTTCGCCGTGCTCAACCGCTTCTTCTCCATCGGAGGGATCGGCGGAGCGATCAAGTGA